A single region of the Epinephelus moara isolate mb chromosome 16, YSFRI_EMoa_1.0, whole genome shotgun sequence genome encodes:
- the lima1a gene encoding LIM domain and actin-binding protein 1a isoform X2, whose protein sequence is MAHFASPPVIIPTFIRPHPPLSSPPWNTCSLSPLPLPTLSPFPPPPPHLQRPYPTSLPCHKPDWGCSAQTVPPHCCCKSPAGFSHSIPPSWLHLPVSPSADSFIPRGLFLQSPSGEVSREQTRGNNGNTANMDQMLGDGSLAESTPLRDRMALYQAAISKQEVSPTSVNSDQLDGFCGKQKENVPPCTLDLTPECEATSRKGLTSESNGSATGTPASSNQRDSSQPKTPKGFRLPARETCVSCLKTVYPLERLVANQHVYHSSCFRCSHCNTKLSLANYASLHNNVYCKPHFCQLFKAKGNYDEGFGHRPHKELWESKGESGETSPQPTTQTKPKSPASDLDSPSVEDSPLAKVNVLTANMEALGQGSAEKSDRPTETRRLKISWPPRTEGEDSPGRSGAAITTEEGSASKPIRPKWPPEDDSSPEQPRETPCLRRTSSLKERSLPFTLAEQASAPEARKQSPPPPVDDRQLSPEPTSMMELQHGGQSTDSQTPTEDSCVDVHTSSGEEEQEGEMKTENMPDHQEDDTPDEQPEEEEEDEEEEKMEDEEDGGVLEEEMPPLKLQETPTDMSSPEGEVEASRSSQDVGFWDSEEVEDKEEVEQQQEEVLTVEEMIKRNRYYEDEEEEEDV, encoded by the exons ATGGCACACTTTGCCTCCCCTCCCGTCATCATCCCCACCTTCATCCGGCCACACCCCCCTTTGAGCAGCCCCCCCTGGAACACCTGCTCCCTGTCGCCTCTTCCTCTTCCCACCCTGTCCCcgttccctcctcctcctccccatctCCAGAGGCCCTACCCCACATCTCTCCCCTGTCATAAGCCAGATTGGGGCTGCTCTGCTCAGACTGTGcctcctcactgctgctgtaAAAGTCCGGCTGGATTCAGTCATTCGATCCCTCCGAGCTGGCTTCACCTCCCCGTGTCTCCCTCTGCCGACTCTTTTATCCCTCGTGGCCTGTTTCTCCAGTCGCCTTCAGGAGAG GTGTCCAGAGAGCAAACAAGAGGAAACAACGGTAACACTGCCAACATGGACCAGATGCTAGGAG ATGGAAGTCTTGCAGAGTCGACTCCTCTCCGGGACAGGATGGCCCTCTACCAAGCTGCCatctccaaacaggaagtctcTCCCACCTCGGTCAAT AGTGATCAGCTGGACGGTTTCTGTGGGAAGCAGAAGGAGAACGTTCCTCCGTGCACTCTGGACCTG ACTCCAGAGTGTGAAGCAACCAGCAGAAAAGGTTTAACCTCAGAGAGCAACG GTTCTGCTACTGGCACTCCTGCGTCCTCCAATCAGAGAGACTCCTCTCAGCCCAAGACTCCCAAA ggcTTCCGTCTGCCTGCGAGAGAGACCTGTGTGTCGTGTCTGAAGACGGTTTATCCTCTGGAGAGGCTGGTGGCCAATCAGCACGTTTACCACAGCTCCTGCTTCCGCTGCTCACACTGCAACACCAAACTCAG TTTGGCGAACTACGCCTCCTTGCACAACAACGTCTACTGCAAGCCGCACTTCTGCCAGCTCTTCAAGGCCAAAGGCAACTACGACGAGGGCTTTGGCCACCGGCCCCACAAGGAGCTGTGGGAGAGCAAAGGGGAGAGTGGCGAGACCTCGCCACAGCCCACTACTCAGACCAAGCCAAAGAGCCCGGCCTCAGACCTGGACAGCCCCAGTGTGGAGGACTCCCCGCTGGCTAAAGTCAACGTGCTGACAGCCAATATGGAGGCTCTGGGTCAGGGATCGGCAGAGAAGAGTGACAGACCCACTGAGACCCGCAGGCTGAAAATCTCCTGGCCGCCACGCACGGAGGGGGAGGACTCACCTGGCCGCAGTGGAGCTGCAATAACCACAGAGGAGGGCTCCGCCAGCAAGCCCATCAGACCCAAGTGGCCCCCAGAGGACGACTCATCCCCAGAACAGCCCAGAGAGACGCCCTGCCTTCGCCGCACCTCCTCTCTGAAGGAGCGCAGCCTGCCCTTCACACTGGCAGAACAAGCTTCTGCTCCTGAGGCCAGAAAACAGAGTCCGCCTCCTCCTGTGGACGACCGACAGCTCAGCCCTGAACCCACCAGCATGATGGAGCTGCAGCATGGCGGCCAGTCGACAGACAGCCAGACACCCACCGAGGACAGCTGTGTGGACgtccacaccagctcaggagaggaggagcaggagggggaGATGAAGACTGAAAACATGCCGGACCATCAGGAAGATGACACCCCAGATGAACaacctgaggaggaggaggaggatgaggaggaggagaagatggaggatGAGGAAGACGGAGGTGTACTGGAGGAAGAGATGCCACCTCTGAAGCTGCAGGAGACGCCGACAGACATGTCGTCTCCTGAAGGTGAGGTGGAGGCCAGCCGGTCGTCTCAGGATGTGGGGTTCTGGGACAGCGAGGAAGTGGAGGATaaggaggaggtggagcagcagcaggaggaggtgctGACGGTGGAGGAGATGATCAAAAGAAACCGATACTACGAGgacgaagaggaggaagaggatgtaTAA